In one Leptospiraceae bacterium genomic region, the following are encoded:
- a CDS encoding ATP-dependent helicase, which produces MEFLISDTFSNSLGKLNNDEQKAVKTTAFDLQMNPANPGMQFHRIDKAKDPNFWSIRVNKDIRIILHKSNASLLLCYVDHHDKAYSWAEKRKLEVHPKTGAAQLVTIRETVKEITVPKYTEVKVKKELPPLFSSFSKEELLSYGVPEEWLDDVKQVNEDSIFDLIEHLPQEAGEALLELATGSKPEKLSIIEKDANPFKHPDAQRRFRVMQNSEDLAIALEYPWEKWAVYLHPTQKEIVEKEFNGPARVSGSAGTGKTIVALHRAVSLLKKNENVRVLLTTFSDPLANILKRKLRQLLHNQPKLGDRIDVESIGNVGLRFYKIHFGSYKIIKPEEEKEILNKISIEIKEAKFSLRFLYSEWKEIIDAWQIKEEDVYLQFKRLGKKTRLPEIKRKMLWQIFQRTRKAIKEKKLLTSAELFYQLSLKMEEVNNPPYHHIIVDEAQDIHPMELKFLASMVREQQDSLFFAGDLGQRIFGQPFSWKSCGVDIIGRSKNLKINYRTSHQIRNQADRLLGNEISDVDGNVEKRIGTVSLFNGPYPEIKIFDSKKEEQSYVTDWIKDTLKKGLNPEEIGIFVRTEKELERASSALEKEGLKFKILTKKVETTGGYISLSTMHLAKGLEFKNVILMACEDEVIPLADRIENAADDVELEEIYNTERHLLYVAITRARDFLLITAVSPESEFLDDLKETSI; this is translated from the coding sequence ATGGAATTTCTAATATCAGATACCTTCTCCAATAGTTTAGGAAAGTTAAATAATGATGAACAAAAAGCGGTCAAAACGACTGCTTTTGATTTGCAGATGAATCCAGCGAATCCCGGAATGCAGTTTCATCGAATAGATAAAGCTAAAGATCCAAATTTTTGGTCAATTCGTGTGAATAAAGATATTCGGATTATTTTGCATAAATCAAATGCCAGTTTACTTCTTTGTTATGTTGACCATCATGATAAAGCCTATAGCTGGGCAGAAAAAAGAAAATTAGAAGTCCATCCCAAAACCGGTGCTGCTCAACTGGTTACTATTCGAGAAACAGTAAAAGAAATTACTGTTCCCAAATATACCGAAGTAAAAGTAAAAAAAGAGTTACCTCCTTTGTTTTCATCCTTTAGCAAAGAAGAGCTTTTAAGTTATGGTGTTCCTGAAGAATGGTTAGATGATGTAAAACAGGTAAATGAAGATAGTATATTTGATCTGATAGAGCATTTACCGCAGGAAGCCGGAGAGGCACTTTTAGAATTAGCTACAGGCTCTAAGCCGGAAAAACTATCTATAATAGAAAAAGATGCCAATCCATTCAAGCACCCGGATGCACAGCGAAGATTTAGAGTTATGCAAAACTCTGAGGATCTTGCGATCGCATTGGAATACCCCTGGGAAAAATGGGCAGTTTACCTGCATCCCACACAAAAAGAAATTGTAGAAAAAGAGTTTAACGGACCGGCAAGAGTATCGGGTAGTGCCGGAACCGGCAAGACTATTGTTGCATTACATAGAGCTGTAAGTCTTTTAAAAAAGAATGAAAATGTGAGAGTTTTATTAACTACTTTTTCCGATCCTCTTGCTAATATTCTAAAGAGAAAACTACGACAACTGCTTCATAACCAACCAAAATTAGGTGACCGAATCGATGTAGAATCGATAGGGAATGTAGGTTTGAGATTTTACAAAATACATTTTGGAAGTTACAAAATTATTAAACCAGAAGAAGAAAAAGAAATATTGAATAAAATATCCATAGAAATAAAAGAAGCAAAATTTAGTTTGCGATTTTTATATTCTGAATGGAAAGAAATTATAGATGCCTGGCAAATCAAAGAAGAAGATGTATATTTACAATTTAAAAGACTCGGTAAAAAAACAAGGCTACCGGAAATAAAAAGAAAAATGTTATGGCAAATTTTTCAAAGAACTCGAAAAGCAATAAAAGAAAAAAAACTTCTTACTAGTGCAGAGTTATTCTATCAACTCAGCCTTAAGATGGAAGAAGTAAATAATCCTCCATACCACCATATTATTGTAGATGAAGCACAGGATATTCATCCAATGGAATTGAAGTTTTTAGCTTCTATGGTGAGAGAACAACAGGATAGTTTATTTTTTGCCGGAGATTTAGGTCAAAGAATATTCGGACAACCTTTTTCCTGGAAGTCCTGTGGTGTGGATATTATAGGTAGATCGAAAAATTTAAAGATCAATTACCGCACATCACACCAGATCCGAAATCAAGCAGATAGACTTTTAGGGAATGAGATCTCAGATGTTGATGGAAATGTTGAAAAAAGAATAGGAACTGTTTCATTATTTAATGGTCCCTACCCGGAAATAAAAATTTTTGATTCTAAGAAAGAAGAACAAAGCTATGTTACTGACTGGATAAAAGATACCTTAAAAAAAGGCTTAAACCCGGAAGAGATAGGAATCTTTGTTAGAACAGAAAAAGAGTTAGAACGTGCCTCCTCTGCTCTCGAAAAAGAAGGATTAAAGTTTAAAATTCTTACTAAAAAAGTGGAAACAACTGGTGGTTATATTTCATTATCAACTATGCATCTGGCAAAAGGACTTGAATTTAAAAATGTTATTCTTATGGCCTGTGAAGATGAAGTAATTCCCCTTGCTGATAGAATTGAAAATGCAGCAGATGATGTAGAGTTAGAAGAAATTTATAATACAGAAAGACACCTTCTTTATGTGGCTATTACACGAGCGAGGGATTTTTTGCTAATTACAGCTGTAAGTCCTGAATCCGAATTTTTAGATGATCTAAAAGAAACAAGCATATGA
- a CDS encoding ABC transporter ATP-binding protein yields the protein MMKAVSIKALKKTYANGLEALKGVDIEVETGDFFALLGPNGAGKSTLIGILISLVNKTSGTVEIFGHDIDKDLKGAKQRVGVVPQEFNFGIFENVEAIVINQAGYYGIPRKLAKERTEELLESLGLIDKRKDQARMLSGGMKRRLMIARGLIHKPDLLILDEPTAGVDIELRRSMWDFLIKLNTGGTTIILTTHYLEEAENLCRNIAIIDKGLIVEKNNMKDLLRKLDVESFIFDLQEPLSSLPEFKNFEATLLEEKTLEIRIHRNQSNLSSVFEEFKTHRILVNSMKNKSNRLEEFFLRMVEKGK from the coding sequence ATTATGAAAGCAGTATCAATTAAGGCATTAAAGAAAACCTATGCGAATGGGCTCGAGGCCCTAAAAGGTGTGGATATTGAAGTGGAAACTGGAGATTTTTTTGCCCTTCTGGGACCGAACGGTGCCGGCAAATCCACTCTAATCGGAATATTGATTTCTCTAGTGAATAAAACCTCCGGGACAGTGGAAATTTTCGGACATGATATCGATAAGGATCTGAAAGGTGCCAAGCAAAGAGTGGGAGTCGTTCCACAGGAATTTAATTTTGGAATTTTTGAAAACGTAGAAGCGATTGTCATTAACCAGGCCGGCTACTACGGAATACCGAGAAAACTGGCAAAAGAAAGAACCGAAGAACTTTTAGAATCCCTAGGATTAATTGATAAACGAAAGGATCAGGCCAGAATGCTTTCGGGTGGTATGAAACGACGCTTAATGATTGCAAGGGGACTTATACATAAACCGGATTTACTCATACTCGATGAACCTACCGCCGGAGTAGACATAGAACTACGAAGATCTATGTGGGATTTTTTAATAAAGTTGAATACCGGTGGCACAACTATTATTCTTACCACCCATTATCTTGAGGAAGCAGAAAACCTCTGTCGTAACATCGCGATTATTGATAAGGGTTTAATTGTTGAGAAAAATAACATGAAAGATTTGTTGCGAAAACTTGATGTGGAGTCTTTTATTTTTGATTTGCAGGAACCCCTTTCTTCTCTTCCGGAATTCAAAAATTTTGAAGCCACCTTATTAGAGGAAAAGACTTTAGAAATACGAATTCACAGAAATCAATCTAACTTGAGTTCGGTCTTTGAGGAATTTAAAACCCATCGAATCCTGGTGAATAGCATGAAAAATAAATCAAACCGTCTTGAAGAATTTTTCTTGAGAATGGTGGAAAAAGGAAAATAA
- a CDS encoding response regulator → MKDRLISFYTQVVKKLEIENQRLFDTMQDFIQKETEKYERSSIFLNSIPDIIFIFDEDERFIDYHIQDEKLLLFKPEEFLQKRVEDIFPPELSQKIISAFKNLKANDNIQYIEYDLKINKHIKYYEARIVSYQNKNIVIIHDITAQKTIEIALKRKTYELEKTRQLLEETSRVARVGGWELNLKTKELYWSDVTKEIHEVDKDYVPDLNTAIFFYKEGYDRNKIIEIVDRLIHLGIPYVEELQILTAKGKERWVRTIGKSERIDGECVRIFGIFQDIEEQKKTEYKLKDLKEKAEAANQTKSDFLANMSHEIRTPLNGVIGFTELLLKTKLSHTQFEYAKIVQSSANSLHSLINNILDLSKIEAGKLDLYNEKIDIIELLEEAIDVIKIKQYERQIELLLNVPSDLPRFVWVDSLRLRQILLNLLGNAMKFTDKGEIELKVTYLILSDTEMCITFHVRDTGIGIPKAEQKKIYKVFYQAQSVSSDRRGGTGLGLPISNKFLLKMGSHLELESEEGKGSCFYFTLTLPYVNEDKIEFKKIENIRKVLIIDDNESCRKILAELLLVIGIASEECSNGREALSILKEGNKKYDYLFIDYHMSPIDGLELIYRIRNDLCLSSKDIKIALMHNSADSSIISEDLNVLQIQFSLNKPININSLYSKLLNFQKSDFLIMDSNLSNSSPNMKKDRFCKILIAEDTPFNMMLLNLFISETFPKSHILEAQNGKEAVQIYRQEKPDLIFMDILMPEMNGYEATTEIRRIENNQKHIPIIAITAGAIKGEKEHCLEAGMNDYITKPIKMETITQILNKWL, encoded by the coding sequence ATGAAAGACAGACTTATATCTTTTTATACGCAAGTTGTAAAGAAACTTGAAATAGAAAATCAACGCCTGTTTGATACAATGCAGGATTTCATACAAAAAGAAACTGAGAAGTATGAAAGAAGTTCCATCTTTTTAAATTCCATTCCGGATATCATATTTATTTTTGATGAAGATGAACGATTTATTGATTATCATATTCAGGATGAAAAATTACTACTTTTCAAACCCGAGGAATTTTTACAAAAACGTGTAGAAGATATTTTCCCTCCCGAACTATCCCAAAAAATTATAAGTGCTTTTAAAAATTTAAAAGCAAATGATAATATTCAATATATTGAATATGACTTAAAAATTAATAAACACATTAAATACTACGAAGCAAGAATTGTTTCCTATCAGAATAAAAATATCGTCATTATTCATGATATTACTGCACAAAAGACAATTGAAATTGCTCTAAAACGAAAAACCTATGAGCTTGAAAAGACACGACAGTTACTGGAAGAAACCAGCCGTGTTGCCCGTGTAGGGGGCTGGGAATTAAACTTAAAAACAAAGGAATTATACTGGTCGGATGTTACAAAAGAGATTCATGAAGTAGATAAAGATTATGTACCGGATTTAAATACTGCTATTTTTTTTTACAAAGAAGGATATGATAGGAATAAAATTATAGAGATTGTAGATAGACTGATTCATTTAGGGATACCTTATGTAGAAGAGTTGCAAATTCTAACAGCTAAGGGTAAAGAGCGCTGGGTTAGAACTATTGGTAAATCCGAGAGAATTGATGGAGAGTGTGTAAGAATATTTGGCATTTTTCAGGATATAGAAGAACAAAAAAAAACAGAATATAAGTTAAAAGACTTAAAAGAAAAAGCAGAAGCCGCTAACCAGACAAAAAGCGATTTTCTTGCAAATATGAGCCACGAAATACGAACTCCTTTAAATGGAGTGATAGGTTTTACCGAACTGCTCTTAAAAACCAAGCTTTCTCATACCCAATTTGAATATGCTAAAATCGTACAATCTTCCGCAAACTCTCTACATTCCTTAATAAACAATATATTAGATTTATCAAAAATAGAGGCAGGTAAATTAGATTTATACAATGAAAAAATTGATATTATCGAACTTCTTGAAGAAGCTATAGACGTTATAAAAATCAAACAATACGAAAGGCAAATAGAACTCCTTTTGAATGTTCCATCAGACTTGCCCCGATTTGTCTGGGTAGATTCCCTTCGATTACGCCAAATTTTATTAAACCTCTTAGGAAATGCAATGAAGTTTACCGATAAGGGAGAAATTGAACTTAAAGTTACATATCTAATTTTAAGTGATACAGAAATGTGTATAACATTTCATGTTCGCGATACCGGAATTGGAATTCCAAAAGCAGAGCAAAAAAAAATCTATAAGGTTTTTTATCAGGCTCAATCAGTTTCAAGTGATAGACGCGGTGGTACCGGCTTAGGTTTACCTATAAGTAATAAATTTCTATTAAAGATGGGTTCACACCTGGAATTGGAAAGTGAAGAAGGAAAGGGGAGTTGCTTTTATTTTACTCTTACGCTACCCTACGTAAATGAAGATAAAATTGAATTTAAAAAGATCGAAAATATTCGAAAAGTATTAATTATTGATGATAATGAAAGTTGTCGCAAAATATTAGCTGAGTTGTTATTGGTTATAGGTATTGCTTCAGAAGAGTGCTCTAATGGTAGAGAAGCACTATCTATTTTAAAAGAAGGAAATAAAAAATATGATTATCTTTTTATTGATTACCATATGTCTCCTATCGATGGTCTTGAGCTTATCTACAGAATTCGAAATGATTTATGTTTAAGTTCGAAAGACATTAAAATTGCCCTGATGCATAATTCAGCAGATAGTTCTATTATTTCGGAAGACTTAAATGTATTGCAAATACAATTTAGCCTGAATAAGCCTATAAATATAAATTCCTTATATTCCAAATTACTAAACTTCCAAAAAAGTGATTTTCTAATAATGGATTCGAACCTCTCTAATTCATCTCCAAATATGAAAAAGGATAGATTTTGTAAGATTCTTATAGCAGAAGATACACCCTTTAACATGATGCTTTTAAACTTATTTATTTCGGAAACCTTTCCCAAATCACATATTTTAGAAGCTCAAAACGGAAAAGAAGCAGTCCAAATCTACAGGCAGGAAAAACCAGATCTAATTTTTATGGATATATTGATGCCGGAAATGAATGGTTATGAAGCTACTACTGAGATCAGGCGGATAGAAAATAATCAAAAACATATTCCAATTATCGCCATTACTGCCGGAGCAATAAAAGGGGAAAAAGAGCATTGTCTCGAAGCTGGAATGAATGATTATATAACCAAACCGATAAAGATGGAAACCATTACTCAAATCCTGAATAAGTGGCTATAA
- a CDS encoding YqgE/AlgH family protein: MPDDFHSYQGKLLISNSSIVTDAFHKSVIFMIEHDKQGAFGLVVNKKTERKLFELVPALPFEYSYDVPIFWGGPVDHTFVSILHDHSSAIDPGIEVIPGVYISRSFELLNHIIKIRGCHFIILQGYSGWGSGQLESEFERKSWASHEVKPEFIFSDTPETIWKESLKSKGGIYKYFAEHTKDPMLN; encoded by the coding sequence ATGCCGGATGATTTTCATTCTTATCAGGGAAAACTGCTTATTTCCAATTCAAGTATAGTAACGGATGCGTTTCATAAGTCCGTTATTTTTATGATTGAACATGATAAACAGGGTGCATTTGGCCTTGTTGTAAATAAGAAAACAGAAAGAAAACTATTTGAATTAGTACCGGCTCTTCCTTTTGAGTATTCGTATGATGTTCCTATATTTTGGGGAGGACCGGTGGATCATACCTTTGTTTCTATTCTCCACGATCATTCTTCTGCCATTGATCCGGGAATCGAAGTTATACCTGGTGTATATATTAGTAGAAGTTTTGAATTACTTAACCACATCATTAAAATCAGAGGTTGCCATTTTATTATTCTTCAGGGTTATTCCGGCTGGGGTTCCGGGCAATTAGAATCGGAGTTTGAAAGGAAGTCCTGGGCAAGCCATGAGGTTAAACCGGAATTTATTTTTAGCGATACTCCGGAAACAATCTGGAAAGAATCTTTAAAAAGCAAGGGTGGAATCTATAAGTATTTTGCTGAACATACAAAAGATCCTATGTTAAACTAA
- the pheS gene encoding phenylalanine--tRNA ligase subunit alpha, translating into MNLLDEIESVYLEAKRVLPGATSVEELDLLKNNFIGKKGSLTSVLKKLGSLTVEEKKTTGSKANQISSAIEELVFEIRERIKRDLIERQVSTEKMDVFRPLLPKNPGSLHPITKIRTEIEDIFVSMGFSVMDGPEVETDYNNFEALNFTADHPARDMQDTFYTEDGNLLRTHTSAIQVRTLRELKPPFKIIAPGRVFRYEEVDASHENTFYQVEGMVVGKDISISHLKYTMNVLLTRIFQKEVKVRLRPGYFPFVEPGFELDISCMVCNGKGCSVCKQSGWLELLPCGLIHPNVLKFAGLDTKEWTGFAFGLGLDRLVMMRYSIHDIRYFHSGNLRFLEQFN; encoded by the coding sequence ATGAATCTACTTGATGAAATAGAAAGCGTTTATCTCGAAGCCAAAAGGGTTTTACCCGGTGCTACAAGTGTAGAAGAATTAGATTTATTAAAAAATAATTTTATCGGGAAAAAAGGGAGTCTGACTTCCGTCCTAAAAAAACTTGGCTCTTTAACTGTGGAAGAAAAGAAAACGACAGGTAGTAAAGCCAATCAAATTTCTTCTGCGATTGAAGAACTTGTTTTCGAGATTCGGGAGCGCATTAAACGTGATTTGATAGAAAGACAGGTTTCTACCGAAAAGATGGATGTTTTTCGTCCTCTTCTTCCCAAAAATCCGGGCAGCCTGCATCCTATTACGAAAATCCGAACGGAAATCGAGGATATATTTGTATCCATGGGTTTTTCTGTAATGGATGGACCGGAAGTAGAAACAGACTATAATAACTTTGAAGCTCTAAATTTTACAGCCGACCACCCGGCAAGAGATATGCAGGATACGTTTTATACCGAAGATGGAAACTTGCTGCGAACTCATACTTCGGCCATACAGGTAAGAACTCTACGCGAACTCAAACCACCTTTTAAAATTATTGCACCGGGCCGGGTATTTCGTTACGAAGAGGTAGATGCTTCTCATGAAAATACCTTTTACCAGGTAGAGGGTATGGTTGTAGGAAAAGATATCTCCATCTCTCATTTAAAATATACTATGAATGTTCTTCTTACCCGAATTTTTCAAAAGGAAGTGAAAGTTCGTCTTCGCCCCGGTTATTTTCCTTTTGTAGAACCCGGTTTTGAACTGGATATTTCCTGTATGGTTTGTAACGGAAAAGGTTGCTCGGTTTGCAAACAGTCCGGCTGGTTGGAACTTTTACCCTGCGGATTAATACATCCCAATGTTTTGAAGTTTGCAGGTCTGGATACGAAGGAATGGACAGGCTTTGCTTTTGGCCTGGGTCTGGATAGACTTGTAATGATGCGCTATTCGATTCATGACATACGATATTTCCATTCCGGAAATCTTCGTTTTCTGGAACAATTTAATTAA
- a CDS encoding PIN domain protein yields the protein MRIYLDNCCFNRPYDDQSQFKIRIESEAKLVIQEKIKNGKLKLIWSFMLDYENSQNTDVNKKNEIFSFQKYSEEYFVGTKETAKIAQEIEKSGIKKKDSVHLACAIETGVEFFITTDKGIINKKNHIPDIKILNPVEFIIEIGEKL from the coding sequence ATGAGGATTTATTTAGATAATTGTTGTTTTAATCGACCTTATGATGATCAGAGTCAATTTAAAATACGAATCGAAAGTGAAGCTAAATTGGTTATACAGGAAAAGATAAAAAATGGTAAATTAAAATTAATCTGGTCTTTTATGCTGGATTATGAGAATTCTCAAAATACTGATGTGAATAAGAAAAATGAGATTTTTAGCTTTCAAAAATACTCAGAAGAGTATTTTGTTGGAACAAAAGAAACTGCTAAAATTGCACAAGAAATAGAAAAATCAGGTATAAAAAAAAAGGACTCAGTCCATCTTGCATGTGCTATCGAAACAGGAGTGGAGTTTTTTATTACAACTGATAAAGGAATCATAAATAAGAAAAACCATATTCCTGATATTAAAATTTTAAATCCAGTAGAATTTATAATAGAAATAGGAGAAAAATTATGA
- a CDS encoding UDP-N-acetylmuramate--alanine ligase has translation MKIYLIGIGGIAMGNLAYMLKKKGHKVKGSDMNVYPPMSDKLSDWKIPVDIGFEVNENLLEADIVIIGNAVSRGNPQVEATLNSGKEYMSMPQAISHFFLKGKKVIVVAGTHGKTTTTFLIHHILTEAGLKPGLFVGGIRKDGHAGFEIADGDYFVIEGDEYDSAFFDKGSKFLHYRPYYLVLTSLDFDHADIFPDLDAIKVMFRRLVHLVPSHGKIFYWQGSKELQEICEHFQHAPICAYELAKPLSLLEVKRGRAQRKDKHSEIHTRLIGEHNYRNMEVALNVAMEILPSKIDSHISALESFPGVKRRQDILYEDSKRVLIEDFAHHPVAVRETIKAVKEAYRGFKIISLFEPRSATSHRNVFQNEYAECFEGSDEVFITEVFNINKVPRNMRLDVKKITKAIKRNSNIPAHYCEEPTSLLEKLKKILPEYSRSKIVILVMSNGSFGGIYKPILELLQNNHEST, from the coding sequence ATGAAAATCTATTTAATTGGAATCGGTGGTATTGCAATGGGGAATCTGGCCTATATGCTGAAGAAAAAAGGCCATAAAGTAAAAGGCTCTGATATGAATGTTTATCCTCCCATGTCAGATAAACTTAGTGATTGGAAGATTCCGGTAGATATTGGTTTTGAAGTAAATGAAAATTTGCTTGAAGCAGATATTGTGATTATTGGAAATGCCGTGTCAAGAGGAAACCCGCAGGTGGAAGCTACCTTAAATTCAGGAAAGGAATACATGAGTATGCCGCAGGCTATAAGTCACTTTTTTCTGAAAGGAAAAAAAGTAATTGTTGTTGCGGGAACTCACGGAAAAACCACTACTACATTCTTAATTCACCATATTCTAACAGAAGCAGGTTTAAAACCGGGCCTATTCGTAGGAGGAATACGAAAAGATGGACATGCTGGTTTTGAAATTGCCGACGGAGACTATTTTGTGATTGAAGGTGATGAATACGATTCGGCGTTCTTTGATAAAGGTTCTAAGTTTTTACACTATAGGCCTTATTATCTTGTCCTTACTTCATTAGATTTTGATCATGCAGATATTTTTCCTGACCTCGACGCTATTAAGGTAATGTTTCGGAGATTAGTTCATTTAGTTCCTTCTCACGGGAAAATTTTCTACTGGCAGGGCTCCAAAGAATTGCAGGAAATATGTGAGCATTTTCAACATGCTCCTATCTGCGCTTACGAATTAGCGAAACCGCTTTCTTTACTTGAAGTTAAGCGGGGAAGGGCACAGAGAAAGGATAAGCATTCCGAAATTCATACCAGGTTGATAGGAGAACATAATTATAGGAATATGGAAGTAGCTTTAAATGTGGCTATGGAAATTTTACCTTCTAAAATAGATTCCCATATTTCTGCCTTAGAAAGTTTTCCGGGTGTGAAAAGAAGACAGGATATTTTGTATGAAGACTCGAAACGTGTTCTGATAGAAGATTTTGCTCACCACCCTGTAGCAGTAAGGGAAACGATAAAAGCCGTGAAAGAAGCCTATCGGGGGTTTAAAATTATCAGCTTATTTGAACCGAGAAGTGCAACTTCCCATCGGAATGTTTTTCAAAATGAGTATGCGGAATGCTTTGAAGGTTCGGATGAAGTTTTTATAACAGAAGTATTTAATATAAATAAGGTTCCGAGGAATATGCGTCTCGATGTAAAAAAAATCACTAAAGCTATAAAACGAAATAGTAACATACCGGCTCATTATTGCGAAGAACCCACTTCACTCCTTGAAAAATTAAAAAAAATACTACCCGAATACAGCCGATCTAAAATTGTAATCCTTGTAATGTCCAACGGTTCTTTCGGTGGCATTTACAAGCCAATACTGGAACTTTTACAGAATAACCATGAATCTACTTGA
- a CDS encoding class II glutamine amidotransferase translates to MINILITVFLVFLSFETGQACELMGFSFDRKIPANNIFQSFRFRDKNNPDGWGVAYYPDKALQVFKEPKSASQSEFAEFLRSYKDLRSKIFLSHVRKSSVGGVAHKNTHPFFRAQNGKRYALIHNGNLWDFKEKLPLQVYKPIGKTDSEHMFLYLLERIKERNIQDWTQEDFNWVYSEFLKINELGLLNVLFTNGKLLFVYHDKDDFSSLYYIKRKGPFRNVYYRELKKDIEQHKIYEPSTKGYIVATTPLTLENWAEMNPGELLVFKKGEIIFQKKGDSFTRKSRLYDWIYE, encoded by the coding sequence ATGATCAATATTTTAATTACAGTTTTTCTTGTCTTTCTGAGTTTTGAAACAGGACAGGCCTGTGAGTTAATGGGTTTCTCCTTTGATAGAAAAATTCCGGCTAATAATATCTTTCAAAGTTTTCGTTTTAGGGATAAAAATAATCCGGATGGTTGGGGAGTAGCCTACTATCCTGATAAGGCTTTGCAGGTGTTTAAGGAACCGAAAAGTGCCAGTCAGAGTGAATTTGCTGAATTTTTAAGAAGTTATAAGGACTTACGTTCTAAGATTTTTTTGTCTCATGTAAGAAAGAGTTCTGTTGGAGGAGTGGCTCATAAAAACACACATCCCTTTTTTCGAGCTCAGAACGGCAAACGATATGCTTTAATTCACAATGGAAACCTCTGGGATTTTAAAGAGAAACTTCCCCTGCAAGTGTATAAACCCATTGGAAAAACTGACAGCGAACATATGTTTTTATATCTTCTCGAACGTATAAAAGAGAGAAATATTCAGGATTGGACTCAGGAAGATTTCAACTGGGTATATTCTGAATTTCTAAAAATCAATGAACTCGGCCTTCTGAATGTACTTTTTACAAATGGAAAGCTTCTTTTTGTATATCACGATAAAGATGATTTTAGCAGTTTATACTATATCAAACGTAAAGGACCTTTTCGAAATGTATATTACAGAGAACTAAAAAAGGATATAGAACAGCATAAAATTTATGAACCTTCCACTAAAGGTTATATTGTTGCCACAACTCCTCTGACTCTTGAAAATTGGGCTGAAATGAATCCGGGAGAATTGCTTGTATTTAAAAAGGGAGAAATTATATTCCAAAAAAAAGGAGATTCTTTTACCCGTAAAAGTCGCCTGTATGATTGGATTTATGAATAA
- a CDS encoding ABC transporter permease translates to MQEEFVAYSTIIRKEIRRITRIWMQTLIPPVITMTLYFLIFGKLVGRQIGNVGNFTYMDFIVPGLIMMSVITNSYNNVVSSFFMAKFQRNIEELMVSPTSALTIVLGYMSGGVFRGVFVGLLVILVSMFFCNLQVYNIWIILSIIILTSMLFSLAGFSNALFAKKFDDITIIPTFILTPLTYLGGVFYSIKMLPEFWQSVSRFNPILYMVNAFRYGFLGVSDIDIGTSFFIILLMSFVLFIFNVQLITKGFGIRS, encoded by the coding sequence ATGCAAGAAGAATTTGTTGCCTATAGCACAATCATCCGGAAAGAAATACGTCGCATCACCCGTATCTGGATGCAGACCCTTATCCCTCCTGTAATTACTATGACTTTGTATTTTTTAATTTTTGGAAAATTAGTCGGAAGACAAATTGGCAATGTTGGTAATTTTACTTATATGGACTTTATTGTTCCGGGGCTTATCATGATGAGCGTGATAACAAACTCCTATAACAATGTGGTATCATCTTTTTTTATGGCAAAATTCCAGAGAAATATAGAAGAGTTAATGGTTTCTCCTACCTCGGCTTTAACCATTGTGCTCGGATATATGAGCGGAGGGGTTTTTCGGGGAGTATTTGTGGGTCTACTGGTTATTCTTGTGTCTATGTTTTTTTGTAATTTACAGGTTTATAATATTTGGATTATCCTGAGTATTATTATCCTAACTTCCATGCTCTTTTCCCTCGCAGGTTTTTCGAATGCTTTATTTGCTAAAAAGTTTGATGATATAACGATTATTCCGACTTTCATCCTGACACCACTTACCTATCTCGGAGGGGTTTTTTATTCTATCAAAATGTTACCGGAATTCTGGCAGTCTGTTTCCAGGTTTAACCCGATTCTGTACATGGTGAATGCCTTTCGTTATGGCTTTTTGGGTGTAAGTGATATTGATATAGGAACCTCATTTTTCATTATTCTGCTGATGTCTTTTGTGTTATTTATCTTCAATGTTCAGCTTATTACAAAAGGCTTCGGAATACGCTCCTAA